From a single Apium graveolens cultivar Ventura chromosome 2, ASM990537v1, whole genome shotgun sequence genomic region:
- the LOC141708401 gene encoding transmembrane 9 superfamily member 12-like, producing the protein MLLILEKTCWAAFIYVLLISHSCNGFYLPGSYMHTYSTGQEIFAKVNSLTSIETELPFSYYSLPYCKPQGGVKKSAENLGELLMGDQIDNSPYRFRMNINELVYLCTTSPLSENEVKLLKQRTRDLYQVNMILDNLPAMRFATQNGVRIQWTGFPVGYTPPNSKDDYIINHLKFKVLVHEYEGTGVEIIGTGEEGMGVISEAEKKKASGFEIVGFEVFPCSVRYDPENMAKLHLYDNVTSVPCPLELEKSQIIREQERVSFTYEVEFVKSEIRWPSRWDAYLKMEGARVHWFSILNSLMVIVFLAGIVFVIFLRTVRRDLTRYEDLDKESQAQINEELSGWKLVVGDVFREPNFSKLLCVMIGDGVQITGMAVVTIVFAAFGFMSPASRGMLLTGMIILYLFLGTGAGYAGVRLWCTVKGTSEGWRSVSWSVACFFPGIVFVILTFLNFVLWGSKSTGAIPLYLYFILLSLWFCISVPLTLLGGYLGTRAEPIKYPVRTNQIPREIPARKYPSWLLVLGAGTLPFGTLFIELFFILSSIWLGRFYYVFGFLLVVLLLLVTVCAEVSVVLTYMHLCIEDWQWWWKAFYASGSVSLYVFLYSINYLIFDLQSLSGPVSAILYLGYSLIMAIAIMLSTGTIGFLTSFYFVHYLFSSVKID; encoded by the coding sequence ATGCTGTTGATCTTGGAAAAGACATGCTGGGCTGCCTTTATCTATGTCCTACTAATCTCCCATTCTTGTAATGGGTTTTACTTGCCAGGAAGCTACATGCACACATATTCAACAGGGCAGGAAATATTTGCTAAAGTCAATTCACTGACATCTATAGAGACTGAGCTTCCATTCAGTTACTACAGTCTACCTTATTGCAAGCCTCAAGGTGGGGTAAAGAAAAGTGCAGAGAATCTTGGAGAGTTACTTATGGGAGACCAGATCGACAACTCACCTTATCGTTTTCGAATGAATATCAATGAGTTAGTTTATCTCTGCACGACAAGTCCATTAAGCGAAAATGAGGTGAAGCTCCTAAAACAGAGAACACGTGATCTCTATCAAGTGAATATGATTCTGGACAATTTGCCTGCTATGAGGTTTGCCACTCAAAACGGGGTCAGAATTCAGTGGACTGGTTTTCCAGTTGGATATACACCACCAAACTCAAAAGATGATTATATCATTAATCACCTTAAGTTTAAAGTTCTGGTTCATGAGTATGAAGGAACTGGCGTAGAGATCATCGGAACAGGGGAAGAGGGTATGGGTGTAATCTCAGAAGCTGAAAAGAAGAAAGCTTCTGGATTTGAAATTGTAGGTTTTGAGGTCTTCCCTTGCAGTGTGAGGTATGATCCTGAAAACATGGCTAAACTTCATCTCTATGACAATGTTACATCTGTACCCTGCCCTCTGGAGTTAGAGAAGTCTCAAATTATTAGAGAGCAAGAGAGAGTATCCTTTACCTATGAGGTTGAATTTGTTAAGAGTGAAATTAGATGGCCATCACGGTGGGATGCTTATCTGAAGATGGAAGGTGCCCGTGTCCACTGGTTTTCCATCCTCAATTCTCTTATGGTGATAGTCTTCTTGGCTGGTATTGTTTTTGTTATTTTCTTAAGAACGGTCAGGAGAGATCTGACAAGGTATGAGGATTTGGACAAAGAGTCTCAGGCACAAATTAATGAAGAGCTCTCAGGGTGGAAGCTTGTTGTAGGTGATGTGTTTAGAGAGCCAAATTTTTCGAAGCTTCTCTGCGTGATGATTGGAGATGGGGTTCAGATTACAGGGATGGCAGTTGTGACTATTGTATTTGCTGCATTTGGTTTCATGTCACCAGCTTCACGAGGTATGCTGTTGACGGGAATGATTATTCTTTACCTTTTCCTGGGAACTGGGGCTGGTTATGCCGGTGTACGTTTGTGGTGTACTGTCAAGGGGACTTCAGAAGGGTGGAGGTCTGTATCTTGGTCAGTTGCATGCTTCTTCCCAGGCATTGTCTTTGTCATCCTTACCTTTTTAAACTTCGTTCTATGGGGTAGCAAGAGTACTGGTGCAATTCCCCTATACTTGTATTTTATACTTTTGTCACTTTGGTTCTGCATTTCTGTTCCTCTCACTCTATTGGGTGGATACTTGGGTACACGAGCTGAGCCAATCAAGTACCCTGTAAGAACAAACCAGATTCCAAGGGAAATTCCTGCTCGCAAGTACCCTTCATGGCTTCTTGTTCTTGGTGCTGGTACCCTGCCATTTGGTACCCTCTTTATCGAGCTTTTCTTCATCCTTTCTAGCATATGGCTTGGAAGGTTTTATTATGTGTTTGGATTCCTTCTTGTTGTTCTTTTGCTGTTGGTTACTGTGTGCGCTGAAGTTTCAGTGGTCCTCACTTACATGCATCTCTGTATTGAAGATTGGCAATGGTGGTGGAAAGCATTTTATGCATCAGGTTCCGTTTCCCTGTATGTATTCCTGTACTCCATCAATTACTTGATTTTTGACCTTCAAAGCTTGAGTGGACCTGTATCAGCAATTCTTTATCTTGGCTACTCATTGATCATGGCAATTGCAATTATGTTGTCTACCGGAACCATTGGCTTCCTCACATCCTTCTATTTTGTTCATTACCTTTTCTCATCAGTAAAAATTGACTGA
- the LOC141708402 gene encoding chlorophyll a-b binding protein 8, chloroplastic, with amino-acid sequence MATQALLSSSSITSSVEAARQLLAGRPAQSSSRKVSFVVKAASTPPVKQGDRQLWFASKQSLSYLDGSLPGDFGFDPLGLSDPEGTGGFIEPKWLAYGEIINGRFAMLGAAGAIAPEVFGKLGLIPQETALPWFQTGVIPPAGTYNYWADGYTLFVLEMALMGFAEHRRLQDWYNPGSMGKQYFLGLEKGLAGSGDPAYPGGPFFNPLGFGKDEKSMKELKLKEVKNGRLAMLAILGYFIQALVTGVGPLQNLLDHLADPVNNNVLTSLKFH; translated from the exons ATGGCTACACAAGCTCTGCTTTCATCTTCATCCATCACCTCCTCAGTGGAGGCTGCAAGGCAACTTCTTGCAGGAAGACCAGCACAGTCTTCTTCCAGGAAGGTTTCATTTGTTGTAAAGGCTGCTTCCACTCCCCCTGTCAAg CAAGGAGACAGACAATTGTGGTTTGCTTCCAAACAAAGTCTTTCTTACTTGGATGGCAG CCTTCCAGGTGACTTTGGATTCGACCCGTTGGGACTTTCAGACCCCGAAGGAACTGGAGGCTTCATTGAACCCAAATGGCTAGCCTACGGAGAGATAATCAATGGACGCTTCGCCATGTTGGGTGCAGCAGGAGCTATAGCTCCTGAGGTATTCGGAAAGTTGGGGCTCATTCCCCAAGAAACAGCACTCCCATGGTTCCAAACCGGTGTTATTCCTCCAGCTGGAACTTACAACTACTGGGCAGATGGTTACACACTATTTGTGTTGGAGATGGCACTCATGGGATTTGCAGAACACAGAAGATTACAGGACTGGTACAACCCAGGATCAATGGGCAAACAATATTTCTTGGGATTGGAGAAAGGCTTAGCAGGATCTGGAGACCCAGCATACCCTGGAGGCCCATTCTTTAACCCTCTTGGATTCGGAAAAGACGAGAAATCCATGAAAGAGTTGAAGTTGAAGGAGGTCAAGAATGGAAGACTTGCTATGTTGGCAATATTAGGTTACTTCATCCAAGCTCTTGTCACTGGTGTTGGACCACTCCAGAACCTTCTAGACCATTTGGCTGACCCTGTGAACAACAATGTCTTGACCAGCCTCAAGTTTCACTAG